The genomic window TTACATACTCTAAGAGCTTAGAAATAAGTATCTCGAGAAAAGGAAGATGATTATAAAAATTCCTTATGTgagtttaggaaaaaagaaaacttaattaTGGTACATAGTTAAATTTTTGTGAGAAGCATGAAATGACTATAGCAGTtactgtaaaatgaagaaatatgatACCAAtgtctttgtttattcatttacttagaGGGTGGGATTTTTTGGagcaaatatgtatattttaaagattttatttatttgacagagagagagagatcacaattagacagagaggcagggggaagcaggctctcccctaagcatagagcccaatgtggggcttgatcccaggatcctgggatcatgacctgagccaaaggcagaggcttaacccactgagccactcaggcacccctggagaaaATATATTAAACCTAAGGtctattttcaataaaatttatttcttgttcattGCATTATGCTTAGTAATAATGCTATATAATATTGAAAAGAATTATTCCTAATtgagtaccaaaaaaaaaaaaaaaatactgttttcagcaccaaactttaaaataggaatcttatagggaaaaaaaaaaatctccatactGAAAGAAGTTCCACTTAACCAAttgtcttaaaaattaaatttgcaaGCAGAAAGTAGAGGCAAAGTAGAATTCTCATtctcaatgcttttgtttctcctcCATCAACCTCCAACTTCTAGTTTAAACTTTGGACCATAAGTGAACAGCATACATTCAAGATCTAGAATCACTGAAGAAGAAAAGTGGAGActgatctttttcttccttaatattGAGGTTGTGTTATAATAAGCTTTCCTTCTAGGTTGTTTCAGAAACTAAGTGTTAGACCTTTAGTTTTTGGAGAATTTTGTTACACCCTGTACATTCAGgggcttttaaatttctctcaccATATTGCTTTCTTTCAACATATTTTACCCATCTGTTTAACTTCAAATTTTTGGAATATTTGTTTGATATTAgtgtttaattatatattttacacacCTCTACAGTTACAGAATTCGTTTGACAGAACACCAGGTATTAGCAGGAACTTTTTGGCATTGGCTATAATagggaaaatatttgaacagacacCTTAAGTATTATGTACCTCAAAAAGACATAATTtgtcaataaatacatttttaaatgctcaaCATTGGTAGTCTTCAAGAAAATCTGAAAACTTCAGTGAAATTCCACTAAGCACATATTAGTATGACTGAtaaaaaaagtattagaaaacAAAGTAGAGCAACTACAAACAGTATACACTACTGCTGGGAGTCTAAAGTAGTACAACCACTTTTGAAAATTGACAGTTACCTATttaattaaatgtatatttacCTATATGACTCAAGAATATTAATCCTAGGTTTTagcctaaaaagaaaaaaacttttcagTGCAAGGATATGTACCTAAATAGTCACTGTAGCATGATTTATAATAACTAAAAACTGAAAACTATGGTATATTCAAAGTCAATACTacttagaaaagaaataaggagaaGCAAACTATTGATAAACGGAACAAGATGCATGATTTGAAAAGCATGTTGAACAAATAAAgtcaaataaagaatatttggGGTATGATTCTATTTGTTTGAAATTATAGAGCAAGATAAACCAattgatgcaaccactctggaaaacagcatggaggttcctcaaaatgttgaaaatagaactaccctatgacccagcaattgcactactgggtatttaccctaaagatacaaacatagtgatccgaaggggcacgtgtacccgaatgtttatagcagcaatgtctacaatagccaaactatggaaagaacctagatgtccatcaacagatgaatggataaagaagatgtggtatatatacacaatggaatactatgcagccatcaaaagaaatgaaatcttgccatttgcgacgacgtggatggaactagagcgtatcatgcttagtgaaataagtcaatcagagaaagacaactatcatatgatctccctgatatgaggacatggagaagcaacatgggggggtagggggataggagaagaatcaatgaaacaagatgggattgggagggagacaaaccataaatgactcttaatctcacaaaacaaactgggggttgctggggggaggtgggattgggagagggggagggggttatggacattggggaggggaggcgaaccataagagactatggactctgaaaaacaacctgagggttttgaagggtcaggggtgggaggttgggggaacaggtggtgggtaatagggagggcacattttgtgtcgtgcccgcacgacaaacagcaaggggaaaagaaaggggaaaaagagggagagtcccgggggaaagggaatgcgaagaacacgcgagggacaccaggccaATTGACGCAAGTGACagagttctttattaagcacatactcttataatctgtttcataagtgattaccatagcatatttctgtttcataagtgattaccacagcatttttgcaCAAAGAcgagacatgtctcatgtacaggatgtgtcagtcataattatagaaaatgcaactgcagggtagaccacaaggtctgctttcggaatgacagcagaacatgggagaataatcttaaggcaaacaacagggccttaacgagcccaggggattagccatgagtgccctccgaccgaggaccagggagcctttgctaccacctgctcaactcgctctaggagagccgctcacaacatctccccctttttgttttaattgccaAAAGTGTAGGTGGGCATTAACACGTTGCAAGAAATGTTTCCATACATTGTAGAAACAACACCATATAGCAAATAAAATTCCTAGTAAGATTATTAGTCCCAGAAGATACCAAAAGGTATGTTGCAGCATGTTACCTGGGTTAAAACCCTGCATAGTATGCAATATAGAACGAGCAAGGTCAGAGGGGTTAACAATGTCAAGGTGGGCATGCCCAATGGCAGATATACTCTTTTGGAGTTCGAGAAGGTCAAGGCTAACATTTGCATCATGCCATATGCCTTTAAGATGATTTTGGATTTTGGGCCAAGAATAATTCGTCGCTGGTAACGGTGTGACATAAATATGTTGAAATGCACCATGACATATTAAAGACATTTGTGTCTTTAATATTGATAGTTGTGAACCTAAGAATTCCACTGCTTCCTCTAGACCATCTAAGCGGGCTAAGATTTTTTGGTCTATATTTTGTTGTATATGTAGAGCGGCTGAAACATTTTTGGACAGCTGATTAACATGGGTAGCAGTATGGACGGTATTACTGAGGGCCACAGTAGAAACTGTGGCTGAGGCAATTAGAGATATCAGAGCAGTAACACCAGCTATAGCAAGCCCAATAAATCTCTTAGGTCTACGCAAATGGTTTTCTAATTCCACAGTAAATTGATAGCCATAATTAGCATACCAGGGGCCTTCGATTTCAACAGGGAGAAGAACAAAAGGTGGCTGCATTACCAGGAACACATGTACGGGAGATCGAGGCCAGCGCATGGCGTCTATAGGAATACAATTGGTTAGTCTGCACCTAGGACAATGGATATCATACATGGTTGTATCATTAACCCTCACAGATGTAACAACCCCTACCCCCACGACTAGCAGAAATGGACGCGGGACACAAGCACGAAGTGTTAGTTGGCCCGATACAAGATCTTGGTTTCGCACGGGCCCCATGGCAGCGACAAGTTTCCAAAGTTCAGGATGAAACATACCCTGGGGGGTGGACAGCATAGACCCAGGGAGCTGACCAAAATTTACTTCTCGAGGTCCAGTCGGACGCAAAGGAACATGGGGGatgctcatttcttctttcttccttttggacCAGTCTGTAAGAGGAAAGTCGATGCCAGTGGGAGCAAGGAGCAACGGTTCCTCCTGGACACACTCAGTCCACAAACTGTCGGATCTCTTCCAGGCATAGGTAGTTGCACAAGGGGGATGTCCCAGGGGACGCATTCCGAATTTCTGAGTGGTGACTGGAGTTGTGGGCACAACTTCGAGAATACTCCAGGGCATGGTAGGTCCCTTCGGTGTGTGGGGGACGTACCCGGTAGTGCCAGGATCCCTAAATAAAGCTCGAGAATATTTAGCAGTGGATACATATCCGTAAGTGGGGTTATCATCGGTAAAGAACTGGAAGCAAATAGGGGGGGTGGTGGCTCGAGTTTGCCAATCAAAAGGGCGAGCCACCGTCTCTCCGACATTATAATCATTAAGGCCTCTAAATCCCCAAGTGAAATTAGTATGCACTCGAGGTGTGGGATCATTCCAGGTAACAGGTTGAACAAGAGGGGGATCAGGTAGATAAGCCCAATAAGGGGCAGCTTCTGTGTTTGCGGTAATCAATGCTATAAAAGCCAGAAAGAGAATAGAAGGGGTGCATGGTtgattctgttcctttaaaaGGAATACTGCCTTTGTTGACATGGCCTTAATTTGGCCCCAAGATAACATGGACTGGGGGGGAGACCGTATAAGGCACGTTGCAAGGGAGTGACACCTATGGCAGAAAAGGTCAGAGCTTGTTCGTCCTGAGCAGAACGAATAACTGGACATACCTTTCGGGGAGCAGGCAAGGGTGGCCTACTAGGAGGGGGCAATTTGAAACGTTGTTTCTTCCATTGGGCATTATGTTCGGGATCTGATGTGGGAGGTGTCCTTTTAGGAGGGGAAAGGGTTAATCCTTCCAAGGGAATAGTACCAAGGTCGTCCTCTCCCTTATCCAAAAAGGAACGTAAGGGCTGAGGAGACGATGAGAGATTATAAACATTATTGTCATTACCAGCATTACCATCATTATTATCATCCAAATAAACATCATCGGCCCCGAACTCATCCCCTCCTGATAgaacagcaggaggaggaggaggaggaaaatcaTCTGTAGGATGTCCCAAATGGGAGCCAGAATGAGAAGAGCCAGAGGAAATCGACATAGGGGACCCCCTAAATAGGAGAGGTGGAGGCTCCACGTAATCAGGGTCCTCAGACAAATATTCACCTGCTTGGGTAGGAGCTAAGCTACCGGGAGACGAGCCGGGTTTCGGAGAAACCAGAACTATACTATGAGCAGGGTCCAACAGATCACAGATAATGGACCAGGTAGTCATAGTTCGAGGGGGCACCGCGTCGGCACCTCGGGCAAagatctgatttttaatttcttgcccGACACGGCGCCAGTGTTCAAGATCTACACTCCCCTCCTTAGGGAACCAGGGACAGAAATCATGTATCACCTTAAAAAGTCCCTCAAGttcctttttagaaatttttgacCCCCTTTCTCTGAGGAGAGTCTGCAAAGTTTGCATGAAATAGGTGGACTCCGCTGATTGCGAAAGTCCCATTTTACTCGCGGCGTCCCGGACCAACCGGGTTCCCTTACCTGAATCGAAAGCAGCACCTCGTTCCCGAGACGCCCCACGTTGGGCGCCACTTGTCGTGCCCGCAcgacaaacagcaaggggaaaagaaaggggaaaaagagggagagtcccgggggaaagggaatgcgaagaacacgcgagggacaccaggccaATTGACGCAAGTGACagagttctttattaagcacatactcttaaaatctgtttcataagtgattaccatagcatatttctgtttcataagtgattaccacagcatttttgcaCAAAGAcgagacatgtctcatgtacaggatgtgtcagtcataattatagaaaatgcaactGCAGGGTAGACCACAAGGTCTGCTTTCagaatgacagcagaacatgggagaataatcttaaggcaaacaacagggccttaacgagcccaggggattagccatgagtgccctccgaccgaggaccagggagcctttgctaccacctgctcaactcgctctaggagagccgctcacaacaattttgcatggagcactgggtgttgtgcaaaaacaatgaatactgttacactgaaaaaaataaataaaatggaaaaaaaaaaagataaaccaattGATAatctcagagaaagaagagatatTACGTGGGGTTGTACTTCGTTGGGTTTACTGCAAAGAGACAGTAAAGATATTTTAGgggagataaaaatatttaatacacaAATTGATTTAAAAAGGTATATATGTTATCCAATGTTTATTGAACTCCACATTTAAAATCAATGTATTGAGATCCAAGTGAGATGGTATCATAGGGGGAACCTAAGCTTGTCTCATTTCATGGATACAGCTAGACAATATGACagtgtaaataatccagaaaatgacccaaagactggaGGAACAAATTCCATAACTAAATGTAGAAAAGAAGTCacatttgtgagtgtgtgtgtgtatgtgtgtctgtgtgtatgtgtgtgtgttttcagtagAACTTAGTAATTCATgatttacatataacatccagtgctcaacaccagtgccttccttaatatccatcacccatttagcccagcccctacccagctcccctccatcaactctcagtttgttctccatcatTAAGAGTCTCTGGTCCACTTTTCCTACCTTCTTCTATGATGTCAACACTTGATACAAACACTATGTATCCCACCACAACCACTCGTCATTCTTCATGCTTTGGGCAGATGTGCCTCCCCTCACCCCAATTAGGCCTGCTCCAGACCCTGAACAGTAGATTCCTTCCCCAAGAAGACACAAATCTTGTTTACACCAAGCCTCCCACACCATCCACATTACAAATCCGCCCCTGCCAATACACACATCCAATGTGGCCAGCACATCCAAAGTGACTCCATAAGCCTGGCAGTATGCAAGAAGCCCCAAAATGGGCCAAAGCCAAAGCAACTACTTTGGGAAGATAACCACACTCACCAAGCTGACTTGGAGTGGGAGCAAACAGCTGGTCTGACCGCAGGCCCTATCTaccaatgaaagcttctcaggggatgACACGGGGAAATTGCCCACTAGTTTGTGCTACATGTCTGGCAGATGCCTGTTCTTATGCAACTTAAGCCCAAGACAACTCCAGAAGGACCCACTAACACTGTGGGACCAAGCACTGCCTACAACGGCAAAGAAAGCCATTGAAGACAACTAGCCTGAAAGAAAAAGCAGTTCAGCTGCAACAACAGGGCACACTCAATACACATTAGATACACCCTTGATGCACCAGATTCTGGTGACCAGGGGACACTGCATGGTAGGGCCCCAGAAGACCTCTTATTTATAAAGCCATTATTTTCAAGTGaaggagatgtagctgactttcctataCATAGAAACAGGTAGAGTTAAACAAAATAAGGAGATAGAGAaattgtcccaaatgaaagaataggataAAAATCACACCAAGAGACCTAAGTGAAATTAGGATAAGTAATATGACAGAaattaaagtaatgatcataaaaatacacactagacttgagaaaagaatggagcaCCTCAGCGAAACCTGTacgaaatttaaaaaagaacctaAAAAATAACCAGAGATGAAGATcacaataaatgaatttaaaaatatattaggtggggggtgcctgggtggctcagtgggttaaagcctctgccttaggctcaggtcatgatcccagggtcctgggatcgagcctcacgtcgggctctctgctcagcagggagccttcttcctcccctctctctctttctgcctgcctctctgcctacttgtgatctctgtcaaataaataaaatatatatggtgcaataaatagtagactagaataagcagaacaaatcaatgatCTAGAGAACACAGTAAAGGAAAGTAATCAAGCTcagcaaataagagaaaaaggaattatgCAAAGAATAGATTTAGAGAATTCAGGAGACAGACTTCCAAATTctgaaggcacagagaacccccatcaaaatcaacaaaagcaggccaactccaagacatattgtaattaaatttgcaaaatacagtaataaaaaatcctgaaatcagcAAAACAATAGAAgtccctaacttacaagggaagacccaTAAGTCTAGCTGCTTTTCTTGGGTaagtgtacatacatacacagtggGCTGGCACAgtgggccccttccccagaaggcCAGCAGAAACCCTCACACACCATGTCTACCAACCAGAGAGTTTTGCTTCAGTTCTAGTGGAAGTAGCTtcaggtctcatttaacaagcagaccagagcacacctagttaaaacacACCACACTCCATCCAAGGTCCAAACACTGCTACTAtgggcaaggagagcctctgcagataaCTAGCCTGGAAGTGCAGCCAGAACACAGAAGCAGAGTGCACAGAGCACATACAGAGACACTTCCCGAAGCACCAGACCCTGGACACTATatgaactcttcttcctaaagttGTTACTCTCAGAAGCAGGAAACACAGTAGatttttc from Meles meles chromosome 5, mMelMel3.1 paternal haplotype, whole genome shotgun sequence includes these protein-coding regions:
- the LOC123941277 gene encoding endogenous retrovirus group K member 13-1 Env polyprotein-like — translated: MPWSILEVVPTTPVTTQKFGMRPLGHPPCATTYAWKRSDSLWTECVQEEPLLLAPTGIDFPLTDWSKRKKEEMSIPHVPLRPTGPREVNFGQLPGSMLSTPQGMFHPELWKLVAAMGPVRNQDLVSGQLTLRACVPRPFLLVVGVGVVTSVRVNDTTMYDIHCPRCRLTNCIPIDAMRWPRSPVHVFLVMQPPFVLLPVEIEGPWYANYGYQFTVELENHLRRPKRFIGLAIAGVTALISLIASATVSTVALSNTVHTATHVNQLSKNVSAALHIQQNIDQKILARLDGLEEAVEFLGSQLSILKTQMSLICHGAFQHIYVTPLPATNYSWPKIQNHLKGIWHDANVSLDLLELQKSISAIGHAHLDIVNPSDLARSILHTMQGFNPGNMLQHTFWYLLGLIILLGILFAIWCCFYNVWKHFLQRVNAHLHFWQLKQKGGDVVSGSPRAS